Proteins encoded together in one Chryseobacterium sp. G0201 window:
- a CDS encoding carboxypeptidase-like regulatory domain-containing protein: MIKKLSLVSLFTLLPASFYFAQTTVFAYLKDADGKPVERAEVDLKGNDNDVTADKIGYFQFVDLQPGHYQIMIAKPNYETKVMEFDVTSEEKRKDLGAIILYPTLTNADQGLAIIDSDDDDDGGGSQASTVGLLQSSQDVFSRIAAFDLGFYWFRPRGIDGRSGESMLNGVSMVKSDNGNVDFGNWGGLNEITRYPEISANHSPSEYAFGGNSSVVYKNTKASEYRKGFQFTQSLTNRNYRNRTSLRYTSGMSKKGWAFTVMGARRWAEEGIQEGTFYDAYGAYVGIEKKINDNHTITFNAIGAPYRRSTASPSTQEVYDYRGVHYNSYWGYQNGEQRSERVRKGFQPLFQLQDFWKINKKSSLWTSVSYQFGKDKGSRLDWQNVQNPSPTYYRNLPSYYDSLDPNASVLGPNGVTTTSQDAYQTSLAGWQSGDPNVTQLNWDRLYRRNMQQPIDNYYGQTGKRALYYLVNDVSDDKIWNAATHFIHNFNDTTKFLLNVSYQNYRSEQYREVNDLLGADFVLNRDPFAATNQPGKSGLYNEGEQNVTKKVGDRMTYDYIFRRQEVKVNPGLKFSTGKFDVFVSVMAGYSTSSREGLFNHYLYKDSKGKGADYNFWTYGMKGQAVYKVNGRNFIVYNGAYYSQAPFLEDLFINPRVNGSTAPNVKNMVVNANDLSYVISTPFLKMRLTGFLVDTNNETTVQRFFADGIPLESVDADGNQTNVQSAFVTQVMTDVKKRNMGVELGFDVKVIPTLSLQGLASYGQYTYKNDPMTYFASDAAGVFANGLSYTSVGKSYIKNYRQGGTPQQAFSLGFRYNNPKYWWVGANWNYFDDNYLDPSSLIRTESFTQNSTTSTPFYGLTESDLRRVLEPNKLPSSFFFNANAGKSWVIGKYYVLISASVNNILDNKRYITGGFEQTRNAKYPTFSQDLDREFSLFAPKYWYTQGRSYFVNLQFRF, encoded by the coding sequence ATGATTAAAAAACTATCATTAGTCTCTTTATTTACTTTACTTCCCGCTTCATTTTACTTTGCGCAGACTACAGTTTTTGCGTATCTTAAAGATGCTGACGGGAAACCCGTTGAAAGGGCGGAAGTAGATCTAAAAGGGAACGACAATGATGTAACGGCCGATAAAATTGGATACTTCCAGTTTGTTGATTTGCAGCCGGGACATTACCAAATTATGATTGCGAAACCGAATTACGAAACAAAAGTAATGGAGTTTGACGTAACCAGTGAAGAGAAAAGAAAGGATTTAGGAGCTATTATTCTTTATCCTACTCTTACAAACGCAGATCAGGGATTGGCGATCATAGACAGCGATGACGATGATGATGGCGGCGGCAGTCAGGCTTCTACAGTAGGTTTGCTACAGTCTTCTCAGGATGTTTTCAGTCGAATTGCTGCATTTGATTTAGGATTTTACTGGTTTCGTCCAAGAGGAATTGACGGAAGATCGGGAGAATCTATGTTGAATGGTGTTTCTATGGTTAAATCTGATAATGGTAATGTTGATTTTGGAAACTGGGGTGGTCTTAATGAGATCACAAGATACCCTGAAATTTCGGCAAATCATTCACCGTCAGAATATGCATTCGGTGGAAATAGTTCGGTTGTTTATAAAAATACGAAGGCTAGTGAGTATAGAAAAGGCTTCCAGTTCACTCAATCTTTAACGAACAGAAATTACAGAAATAGAACCTCTCTACGATATACCTCAGGAATGAGCAAAAAAGGATGGGCATTTACGGTAATGGGAGCCAGAAGATGGGCAGAAGAAGGAATTCAGGAAGGAACATTCTACGATGCTTACGGTGCGTACGTAGGCATAGAGAAAAAAATTAACGATAACCATACCATAACATTTAATGCTATTGGTGCGCCTTACAGAAGATCTACCGCGAGTCCGAGCACTCAGGAGGTTTATGATTACAGAGGTGTACATTATAATTCTTATTGGGGATATCAGAATGGCGAACAGAGAAGTGAAAGAGTAAGAAAAGGCTTTCAGCCTTTATTCCAGCTTCAGGATTTCTGGAAAATCAATAAAAAATCAAGTCTTTGGACGTCCGTTTCTTATCAGTTTGGAAAAGACAAAGGTTCTCGTTTAGACTGGCAGAATGTACAAAACCCATCGCCAACTTATTACAGAAACTTACCAAGTTATTATGATTCTTTAGATCCTAATGCTTCAGTTTTAGGTCCAAATGGAGTTACAACGACGTCTCAGGATGCGTATCAGACTTCTTTGGCAGGATGGCAGTCGGGAGACCCAAATGTTACTCAACTAAACTGGGACAGATTGTACAGAAGAAATATGCAGCAGCCTATTGATAATTATTATGGTCAAACAGGAAAAAGAGCTTTGTATTATCTTGTAAATGACGTAAGTGATGATAAAATATGGAATGCTGCAACGCATTTTATTCACAATTTTAATGATACAACTAAATTTTTATTAAATGTATCTTATCAAAACTACCGTTCTGAACAATACAGAGAAGTAAATGATCTTTTAGGTGCTGATTTTGTACTGAACAGAGACCCATTTGCAGCAACAAACCAACCAGGGAAATCTGGTTTATATAATGAAGGAGAACAAAATGTGACAAAAAAAGTAGGTGATAGAATGACTTACGATTACATTTTCAGAAGACAGGAAGTAAAGGTAAATCCAGGATTGAAATTTTCTACAGGAAAGTTTGATGTATTTGTTTCTGTGATGGCAGGGTATTCTACTTCAAGCAGAGAAGGATTATTCAATCATTATTTATACAAAGATTCTAAAGGAAAAGGAGCTGATTATAACTTCTGGACTTATGGAATGAAAGGGCAGGCTGTCTATAAAGTGAATGGTAGAAACTTCATTGTATACAACGGAGCATATTATTCTCAGGCGCCATTCTTAGAGGATTTATTCATTAACCCTAGGGTAAACGGATCTACCGCTCCTAATGTTAAGAATATGGTTGTTAATGCTAATGACCTTAGTTATGTGATCTCTACACCATTCTTAAAAATGAGATTAACAGGTTTCTTGGTAGATACAAACAACGAAACGACAGTACAGAGATTCTTTGCTGATGGTATTCCTTTGGAAAGTGTAGATGCAGATGGTAACCAAACCAACGTGCAGAGTGCTTTTGTAACTCAGGTGATGACAGATGTAAAGAAAAGAAATATGGGGGTAGAATTAGGATTTGATGTTAAAGTTATTCCTACTTTATCTTTACAGGGATTAGCAAGTTACGGACAGTATACTTACAAAAATGATCCGATGACTTACTTTGCATCTGATGCTGCGGGTGTTTTTGCCAACGGACTTTCTTATACAAGCGTAGGTAAATCTTATATTAAAAACTATCGTCAGGGAGGAACTCCTCAACAGGCTTTCTCATTAGGTTTCCGTTACAACAACCCTAAATATTGGTGGGTAGGTGCCAACTGGAATTATTTTGATGATAATTATCTTGATCCATCTTCATTAATCAGAACAGAGTCGTTTACTCAAAACAGTACGACTTCTACACCGTTTTACGGTTTAACGGAATCTGATCTTAGAAGAGTTTTAGAACCCAATAAATTACCTTCTTCATTCTTCTTCAACGCTAATGCAGGAAAATCTTGGGTGATCGGTAAATATTATGTTCTGATTTCTGCATCGGTTAATAATATTTTAGATAACAAAAGATATATTACAGGAGGTTTTGAACAAACAAGAAATGCTAAGTATCCTACTTTTTCTCAGGATCTGGACAGAGAATTTTCATTGTTTGCTCCGAAATACTGGTACACTCAGGGAAGATCATATTTTGTGAATTTACAGTTTAGATTTTAA
- a CDS encoding DUF5689 domain-containing protein: protein MNIKKYFNLVTGIAFAAISITSCVQKDEWETPPIKCENKFAATNITMAAFKAQAPTTGYILINTDQIFDGYVVSSDENGNFYKTISFQDKPENPTVGLQIEVDRASNYADFPVGAHIRINARGLRLGTDRGAVKIGSVDQSFDIGRIPGSLVSRYVSGVCTGNGLDIAAMKPLELATLKIAQDEKYINMLVKVPNVQFAAGEIGKKYLNYVAGAGVDTDRNIVDQSGNTTIIRNSGFASFGSTLVPEGKGDLTFVVSRYITSWQMLIRSTKDVNFGGKRFFFESFDGTLTDNWDAVSVTGAQIWNIQQFGNPKPCVVMNGFAGVNNSNEDWLISKDISLQGFTSASLSFETDVRYAGNPIEVFVTDNYSGNPTTTTWTPLSAILDPNNAQFNTWTYSGDISLNAFANKNVRIAFKYTSTTTAAATWELDNVRVVGN from the coding sequence ATGAACATAAAGAAATATTTTAATTTAGTAACAGGAATTGCATTTGCCGCAATTTCTATTACATCTTGTGTGCAAAAAGATGAGTGGGAGACACCACCAATCAAATGTGAGAATAAATTTGCTGCGACCAACATAACGATGGCAGCTTTCAAAGCACAGGCTCCGACTACAGGATATATTTTAATTAATACAGACCAAATTTTTGACGGTTATGTAGTTTCTTCTGATGAAAACGGAAATTTCTATAAAACAATTTCATTCCAGGATAAACCTGAAAATCCTACAGTAGGTCTTCAAATTGAGGTTGACAGAGCGAGTAACTATGCAGATTTTCCTGTAGGAGCGCATATTAGAATTAATGCTAGAGGTCTTAGACTAGGTACAGACAGAGGGGCTGTGAAAATTGGTTCAGTAGATCAAAGTTTTGATATCGGAAGAATTCCGGGATCTTTAGTTAGCAGATATGTTTCAGGTGTTTGTACAGGAAACGGTCTTGATATCGCTGCAATGAAGCCTTTGGAATTAGCAACTCTTAAAATTGCTCAGGACGAGAAATACATCAACATGCTGGTTAAAGTTCCGAATGTACAGTTTGCAGCAGGAGAAATAGGTAAGAAATATCTAAACTATGTAGCAGGAGCAGGAGTTGATACAGATAGAAATATTGTTGACCAATCTGGAAATACTACAATAATCAGAAACTCCGGTTTTGCTAGTTTCGGTTCTACTTTAGTACCTGAAGGAAAAGGTGACCTTACTTTCGTTGTAAGTCGTTATATTACTTCTTGGCAAATGCTTATAAGAAGTACTAAAGATGTAAACTTTGGAGGAAAAAGATTCTTCTTTGAAAGCTTCGATGGTACTCTTACAGATAATTGGGATGCAGTAAGCGTTACAGGAGCTCAGATTTGGAATATCCAACAGTTTGGAAATCCTAAACCTTGTGTTGTGATGAATGGTTTTGCTGGTGTTAATAATTCTAATGAAGACTGGTTGATCTCCAAAGATATTTCGTTACAAGGATTTACTTCAGCATCATTATCTTTTGAAACAGACGTAAGATATGCAGGAAACCCAATTGAAGTTTTTGTAACAGATAACTACAGTGGTAACCCTACTACAACTACTTGGACACCTTTATCAGCGATTTTAGATCCTAATAATGCGCAATTCAATACTTGGACATATTCAGGTGATATCAGCTTAAATGCTTTTGCAAACAAAAATGTTCGTATTGCATTTAAATATACTTCTACAACAACAGCTGCTGCAACTTGGGAGCTTGATAACGTAAGAGTAGTTGGTAACTAA
- a CDS encoding DUF6702 family protein yields MKKLLYISGLLTFFVLMSFMNVDFFSSMTKVDYIDGSKTLKFTTKMNTNHISDAIKINPNTAGFEAEVKKYVNNNFDVYVNGSPKTITFTGSQVSGETVWVYFETSGVSDISTLKIKNTILLSAFPKQINLVNIAYKGSQKTMNFQRGKEVNEVSF; encoded by the coding sequence ATGAAAAAACTTTTATATATATCAGGATTATTAACATTTTTTGTGTTAATGAGTTTCATGAATGTAGACTTTTTCTCTTCAATGACTAAAGTTGATTATATTGATGGAAGCAAGACGTTGAAGTTTACCACAAAGATGAATACGAACCATATTTCGGATGCCATAAAAATAAATCCTAATACAGCAGGATTTGAAGCGGAAGTAAAGAAATATGTAAATAATAACTTTGACGTGTACGTTAATGGTTCTCCAAAGACGATTACCTTCACAGGTAGCCAGGTAAGCGGGGAAACAGTTTGGGTATATTTTGAAACCAGCGGAGTTTCAGACATAAGTACCTTGAAAATTAAAAATACAATACTTTTAAGCGCTTTTCCGAAGCAGATTAACTTGGTTAATATTGCTTACAAGGGAAGTCAAAAAACAATGAACTTTCAACGAGGAAAAGAAGTGAATGAAGTTTCTTTTTAA
- a CDS encoding TIGR00730 family Rossman fold protein → MELDGTRDESLVNPELDINETKLHNSLKQKAWDEIVTKDSWMVFKVMAEFVDGYEKLAKIGPCVSIFGSARLKPESKYYEMAVEIAEKITKIGFGIITGGGPGIMEAGNKGAFNAKGKSIGLNIDLPFEQHFNPYINKSYSMNFDYFFVRKVMFVKYSQGFVVMPGGFGTLDELTEAMTLIQTNKIGKFPIVLVGSEFWGGLLDWFKATLLKEKMIAEDDLDLYRVVDTADEAVAHIKAFYDKYSVNVNF, encoded by the coding sequence ATGGAACTTGATGGCACAAGGGATGAAAGTTTAGTAAATCCGGAACTTGATATTAACGAAACAAAACTTCACAACAGTTTAAAGCAAAAAGCATGGGACGAGATCGTTACCAAGGATAGCTGGATGGTTTTCAAGGTGATGGCAGAATTTGTGGACGGTTATGAAAAACTGGCTAAAATTGGTCCTTGTGTATCTATTTTTGGGTCTGCTAGGCTAAAGCCTGAAAGTAAGTATTATGAAATGGCGGTAGAAATTGCCGAAAAAATAACAAAAATAGGTTTCGGAATCATCACCGGAGGCGGCCCCGGAATTATGGAGGCCGGAAACAAAGGTGCTTTCAATGCTAAAGGAAAATCGATCGGTTTAAATATTGATCTGCCTTTTGAACAGCATTTCAACCCTTACATCAACAAGTCCTACTCCATGAATTTTGATTACTTCTTCGTAAGAAAAGTAATGTTTGTAAAATATTCTCAAGGTTTTGTCGTAATGCCGGGAGGATTCGGTACCTTGGACGAGCTTACGGAAGCAATGACGTTAATTCAAACCAACAAAATAGGGAAATTCCCGATTGTTTTGGTAGGATCTGAATTTTGGGGCGGATTATTAGACTGGTTTAAAGCAACTTTGTTAAAAGAAAAAATGATCGCAGAAGATGATCTTGATCTTTACAGAGTGGTAGACACTGCTGATGAAGCAGTTGCACATATCAAAGCGTTTTACGATAAGTATTCTGTGAACGTGAATTTTTAA
- a CDS encoding nucleotidyltransferase family protein, translating to MKALIFAAGKGTRLKPFTDHHPKALAKVNGIPLLERNINYLKSFGINDFVINIHHFGDQIVEFLRKNNNFNCNIEVSDEANELLETGGGLIFARKFLDHGEDFLIMNADILTNINITDMVKYHKKIKDFATLAVSDRESSRKLLFNDELVLRGWLNVQTGEQRLAEFNKGFKALAFSGVHCINPIIFNKIKRTGKFSVMEEYLDLMQTEKIHGFVHDSILIDVGRPESVIEAEKHFK from the coding sequence ATGAAGGCTTTAATTTTTGCAGCAGGAAAAGGTACCCGTCTGAAACCCTTTACAGATCATCATCCAAAAGCTTTGGCTAAGGTGAATGGTATTCCGCTTTTAGAAAGAAATATTAACTATTTAAAAAGTTTCGGGATCAATGATTTTGTCATTAACATCCATCATTTTGGAGATCAGATAGTTGAATTTTTAAGGAAAAACAATAATTTCAATTGCAATATTGAAGTTTCGGATGAAGCCAATGAACTGCTGGAAACCGGCGGTGGTTTGATTTTTGCTAGAAAATTCCTTGATCATGGGGAAGATTTTTTAATCATGAATGCTGATATTTTAACCAACATCAATATTACAGATATGGTGAAGTACCACAAAAAGATAAAAGATTTTGCTACTTTAGCCGTTTCGGATAGGGAAAGTTCAAGAAAACTGCTTTTCAACGATGAATTGGTTTTAAGAGGCTGGCTCAATGTACAAACCGGCGAACAAAGGCTGGCAGAGTTCAATAAGGGATTCAAGGCTTTAGCTTTTAGCGGTGTACATTGTATCAACCCTATCATTTTTAACAAAATAAAAAGAACAGGCAAATTTTCTGTTATGGAAGAATATCTGGATCTGATGCAGACCGAAAAAATACACGGTTTTGTACACGACAGCATCCTGATAGATGTAGGAAGACCAGAATCTGTAATAGAAGCCGAAAAACATTTTAAATAA
- a CDS encoding RNase adapter RapZ — MLHIDIHSFSYKKGGIPKDESGNGGGFTFDCRGILNPGRVEEYKIQTGNDIGVQEYLETKTEMPKFLELIKSMVSINIDNYLGRGFENLQINFGCTGGQHRSVYSAIKIAQFIEEKYGDKVEISLHHDEQHQLNS, encoded by the coding sequence ATGCTACACATAGACATCCACAGTTTTTCATACAAAAAAGGAGGAATTCCTAAAGACGAATCAGGAAACGGAGGTGGTTTCACTTTCGACTGCAGAGGAATTTTGAATCCCGGAAGAGTTGAAGAATATAAAATTCAGACAGGAAACGACATCGGCGTTCAGGAATATCTTGAAACAAAAACCGAAATGCCCAAATTTTTAGAACTTATAAAAAGCATGGTTTCTATCAATATCGATAATTATCTGGGAAGAGGATTTGAAAACCTACAGATCAATTTTGGGTGTACGGGTGGACAACACAGATCGGTTTATTCTGCGATCAAAATTGCTCAGTTTATTGAAGAAAAATATGGCGATAAAGTTGAGATCAGCCTTCACCATGACGAACAACACCAACTGAATTCATAA
- a CDS encoding aminoglycoside phosphotransferase family protein, whose translation MTSENAKRFFENYIGEKSYEFITLAQSGSARVNFVAKSDNKKYIITYNENLPENESFFYFSEIFSQLNLNTPTIFNISDDRKIYIQEFLGGNTLSEIISKEGLSENVKSLVKQTLEKLFQLQIQTQGKIDFNKTFEYESYDELPVIHDLYYFKNFVADVLELEYHKSTLLKEFKNIVNLIENLKPKGLMIRDFQARNLMVNENNDVSFIDYQSAMKGPLMYDVISFLFQAKANFPEDFKNEMLEFYIQQFENKETQLQLKDSVKPIQLMRFLQVLGAYGFRGLIQRKQHFIASIEKGIENITEFAQTWENMKDYPELEKVIQQLSLDKTKLKIDEILKT comes from the coding sequence ATGACTTCCGAAAACGCAAAACGATTTTTTGAAAACTATATCGGTGAAAAATCTTATGAGTTCATCACATTAGCCCAAAGCGGTTCTGCAAGGGTAAATTTCGTGGCAAAATCCGATAACAAAAAGTACATTATCACTTACAATGAGAATCTTCCGGAGAATGAAAGTTTTTTTTATTTTTCAGAAATATTTTCTCAATTAAACCTTAATACTCCTACTATTTTCAACATTTCTGATGACCGGAAAATATATATTCAGGAGTTTTTAGGTGGAAATACACTTTCTGAGATTATTTCAAAAGAAGGTTTATCCGAGAATGTAAAATCTTTGGTAAAACAGACGTTGGAAAAACTTTTTCAGCTTCAAATTCAGACGCAGGGGAAAATAGATTTCAACAAAACTTTTGAATATGAAAGTTATGATGAACTTCCTGTCATCCACGATTTATATTACTTTAAAAATTTCGTGGCCGATGTTCTGGAACTTGAATATCACAAGTCTACTCTATTGAAAGAATTTAAAAATATCGTCAACCTCATCGAAAATCTTAAACCAAAAGGATTAATGATCCGTGATTTTCAGGCGAGAAATTTGATGGTGAATGAAAATAATGACGTTTCATTCATCGATTATCAGTCTGCGATGAAAGGGCCGTTGATGTACGACGTTATTTCTTTTCTGTTTCAGGCTAAAGCAAATTTTCCTGAAGATTTTAAAAATGAAATGCTGGAATTTTATATTCAACAATTTGAAAATAAAGAAACCCAACTTCAACTAAAAGACTCGGTTAAACCAATTCAGTTGATGAGATTTTTACAGGTTTTGGGAGCTTATGGTTTCAGAGGATTAATTCAAAGGAAACAACATTTCATTGCAAGCATAGAAAAAGGGATTGAAAATATTACAGAATTTGCTCAGACTTGGGAAAATATGAAAGATTATCCCGAGCTTGAAAAAGTGATACAACAATTGAGTTTAGATAAAACGAAATTGAAAATTGATGAAATTTTAAAAACATAA
- the xrtF gene encoding exosortase family protein XrtF — MLKDFKPVLSILLRFIIIYLVLLFAYQFYLNGFKGMGLDSFSKMIADQVMSVQNAMNYPTKLYDDVAGESVWFHVKTGYATKMVEGCNAVSVMILFASFVFAFYKGFKTFVFVLIGLLLLHVMNVLRIAGLNIVFTDHKEYGKMAHDYAFPAVIYGTVVLLWLVWIKFFALKNENS, encoded by the coding sequence ATGCTAAAGGATTTTAAACCAGTTTTAAGCATTTTATTGCGTTTCATCATCATCTATTTGGTGTTGCTTTTTGCGTATCAGTTTTATCTGAATGGTTTTAAAGGAATGGGTCTCGATTCTTTTTCAAAAATGATCGCCGATCAGGTAATGTCTGTTCAGAATGCTATGAATTATCCTACAAAATTATATGATGATGTTGCAGGAGAGTCGGTTTGGTTTCATGTGAAAACGGGCTATGCAACAAAAATGGTGGAGGGTTGTAATGCTGTTTCTGTCATGATTTTGTTTGCGTCTTTTGTTTTTGCTTTTTATAAAGGCTTTAAAACATTTGTTTTTGTGTTAATTGGTCTTTTGCTGCTTCATGTTATGAATGTCCTTAGGATCGCAGGTTTGAATATAGTATTTACGGATCATAAAGAATACGGAAAAATGGCACATGATTATGCTTTTCCGGCTGTGATTTACGGAACTGTGGTTTTACTTTGGCTTGTCTGGATTAAATTCTTTGCTTTAAAAAATGAAAATTCTTAG
- a CDS encoding exosortase F system-associated membrane protein, whose product MKILSWFLVIIGVFGLIGVRALEDRIFYDPFLNYFHEANKNIPFPDFEWGKLIIGHLFRFILNLFFSCVIIHFIFKNKEWTIQGAFLITIIFLITFPIYLYCISDRFEIGYLFSFYMRRFVIQPLILLLIIPLFYYRKQIGKEVK is encoded by the coding sequence ATGAAAATTCTTAGTTGGTTTCTCGTAATAATAGGAGTGTTCGGACTTATAGGTGTAAGAGCTCTTGAAGACAGGATTTTCTATGATCCTTTTCTCAACTATTTCCATGAAGCCAATAAAAATATTCCTTTTCCTGATTTTGAATGGGGGAAATTAATTATCGGGCATCTTTTCAGGTTTATTTTAAACTTATTTTTCTCGTGTGTGATCATTCATTTTATATTTAAAAATAAAGAATGGACTATTCAGGGAGCTTTTCTGATCACCATAATTTTCTTAATTACGTTCCCGATTTATCTGTATTGTATTTCTGACAGATTTGAAATTGGTTATCTGTTTTCCTTTTATATGAGAAGGTTTGTGATTCAGCCTTTGATTTTGCTTTTGATTATCCCGTTGTTTTATTATAGAAAGCAAATTGGGAAAGAAGTTAAATAG